The proteins below come from a single Zea mays cultivar B73 chromosome 8, Zm-B73-REFERENCE-NAM-5.0, whole genome shotgun sequence genomic window:
- the LOC100193109 gene encoding Rop guanine nucleotide exchange factor 7 — MARGDTASEALTADSADEEGRRGSSSSASSDAASSFSCTYSPAPPDEWHKVAIIKTCVSVSADAAGGGGGKDQKPRGVVAAADRHGGASEMEMMKERFSKLLLGEDMSGSGKGVCTALAISNAVTNLCATVFGQLWRLEPLPPEKKAMWRRELDCLLCVSDHIVELVPTWQTFPDGTRLEIMTSRPRSDLYINLPALRKLDNMLLEILEGFRDVEFWYVDQGICAPDCDSSASYRRTFHRRDDKWWLPVPHVPHGGLREATRRQLEHRRDCASQILKAAMAINSNALAEMAVPVSYLDSLPKNGRAALGDVIYRYITSDQFSQDYLLDCLDLSSEYQALEIANRVEASIYVWRRKGGGGARSSWGIVKDMVMDTEKRDLLAERAEALLMSLKQRFPGLTQTSLDMSKIQYNKDVGKSILESYSRVLESLASNIIARIDDLLNVDELSKQPADSIPSAGADAKVACKSNGSKQATAVPASGTPYATAYATPSFSPAQLSSPSKIGRALLVDRRSHHVAGAKRATASAADRAGVEVVKGMVVDGSSAIFDIIPIAVPAKI; from the exons ATGGCGAGAGGTGACACGGCGAGCGAGGCGCTGACGGCGGACTCAGCCGACGAGGAGGGGCGCCGCGGGAGCAGCTCCAGCGCCAGCTCCGACGCCGCCTCCAGCTTCTCCTGCACGTACTCCCCGGCCCCGCCCGACGAGTGGCACAAGGTGGCCATCATCAAGACCTGCGTGTCTGTGTCGGCCGACgccgcgggcggcggcggcggcaaggaccAGAAGCCGCGCGGCGTCGTCGCCGCGGCCGACAGGCACGGAGGAGCATCAG AGATGGAGATGATGAAGGAGCGGTTCTCCAAGCTGCTGCTCGGCGAGGACATGTCCGGGAGCGGCAAGGGCGTCTGCACCGCGCTCGCCATCTCCAACGCCGTCACCAACCTCTGCG CGACGGTGTTCGGCCAGCTCTGGAGGCTGGAGCCGCTGCCGCCGGAGAAGAAGGCCATGTGGCGGCGCGAGTTGGACTGCCTGCTCTGCGTCAGCGaccacatcgtggagctggtgcCCACGTGGCAGACATTCCCGGATGGTACAAGGCTTGAG ATCATGACAAGCAGGCCGCGGTCTGATCTGTACATCAACCTGCCGGCGCTTCGGAAGCTAGACAACATGCTCCTC GAAATCCTGGAAGGTTTCAGGGACGTCGAGTTCTGGTACGTGGACCAGGGCATCTGTGCGCCGGACTGCGACAGCTCCGCGTCCTACCGGAGAACGTTCCACCGCCGCGACGACAAGTGGTGGCTGCCGGTGCCGCACGTGCCCCACGGCGGTCTCCGCGAGGCCACGCGGAGGCAGCTGGAGCACCGTCGCGACTGCGCCAGCCAGATCCTCAAGGCCGCCATGGCCATCAACAGCAACGCACTGGCCGAGATGGCCGTGCCGGTCTCCTACCTCGACTCGCTGCCAAAG AACGGGCGCGCGGCGCTGGGCGACGTCATCTACCGGTACATCACCTCGGACCAGTTCTCCCAGGACTACCTCCTCGACTGCCTCGACCTGTCGTCGGAATACCAGGCGCTGGAGATCGCCAACCGCGTCGAGGCCTCCATCTACGTGTGGCGCCGGAAGGGGGGCGGCGGCGCCAGATCGTCCTGGGGCATCGTGAAGGACATGGTCATGGACACGGAGAAGAGGGACCTGCTCGCCGAGCGCGCGGAGGCGCTGCTCATGTCCCTCAAGCAGCGGTTCCCCGGGCTCACTCAGACGAGCTTGGACATGAGCAAGATCCAGTACAACAAG GACGTGGGCAAATCGATCCTCGAGAGCTACTCGAGGGTCCTCGAGAGCCTGGCCTCCAACATCATCGCGCGGATCGACGACCTGCTCAACGTCGACGAGCTGAGCAAGCAACCAGCTGACAGCATCCCGTCCGCCGGAGCGGACGCGAAGGTTGCGTGCAAGAGCAACGGCAGCAAGCAGGCCACGGCGGTGCCTGCCTCGGGCACGCCGTACGCGACGGCGTACGCCACGCCGAGCTTCTCGCCGGCGCAGCTGTCGAGCCCGTCCAAGATCGGGAGGGCCCTGCTGGTCGACCGCCGGTCGCACCACGTTGCCGGAGCTAAGAGGGCAACGGCGTCCGCGGCTGATCGCGCTGGCGTGGAGGTGGTCAAGGGAATGGTGGTCGACGGCAGCAGCGCCATATTCGATATCATCCCGATAGCTGTCCCAGCAAAGATATGA